A region of Pontiella agarivorans DNA encodes the following proteins:
- the tmk gene encoding dTMP kinase, whose amino-acid sequence MPGKFITFEGPEGSGKSTQIQLLVEKLEQQGIRATCSREPGGTATGEQIRNLLQHDAAGEPLADRAELLLFTASRAQLMDRVILPILDTGDWVVCDRFIDSTMAYQGYARGMDIATLDAINAFAIYDKKPDLTILLDLDIEVGFQRLEKRYAGSGESHDRFELEARDFHRRVRDGYQRLAEREDERFCVIDANLPISEVASEVWNAVKGALL is encoded by the coding sequence ATGCCGGGTAAATTCATCACGTTCGAAGGTCCCGAGGGAAGCGGTAAATCGACGCAGATCCAATTGCTGGTTGAAAAGCTGGAACAACAGGGGATTCGTGCAACCTGCAGTCGTGAGCCTGGCGGAACGGCTACCGGTGAACAGATCCGTAATCTGCTGCAGCACGATGCTGCCGGCGAGCCGCTGGCGGATCGGGCTGAGCTCTTGCTGTTCACTGCCAGTCGGGCACAATTGATGGACCGGGTCATTCTTCCGATTCTGGATACAGGGGACTGGGTGGTTTGCGATCGTTTCATTGATTCGACCATGGCCTATCAGGGATATGCCCGAGGCATGGATATCGCGACTCTGGATGCGATCAATGCATTTGCGATTTATGATAAGAAACCGGATTTGACCATTCTGTTGGATCTCGACATTGAAGTCGGTTTCCAACGGTTGGAAAAACGCTATGCCGGATCGGGGGAATCACACGACCGCTTTGAGCTTGAGGCGCGCGATTTCCATCGCCGCGTGCGTGATGGATATCAACGATTGGCAGAACGGGAGGATGAAAGGTTCTGCGTGATTGATGCCAATTTACCGATTTCCGAGGTGGCTTCCGAGGTGTGGAATGCGGTCAAAGGAGCTCTGCTGTGA
- a CDS encoding outer membrane beta-barrel protein gives MTNRTLQVLIALTFVSAASFAAKERVIRFQNHVRIGYDDNIYQTKNATDSGFITDIINLSAKFNFSSRTDALVYWEPEFQYRFDADPEFVSYQNLYAQLNHALSQRTFLTLSDRFRYQQKDGQSDYASQDNQNYFENDLLGSVDYTLNEVSFIKLGLGYEFRIWDDSDYGEWQGSAGGGNNYDLFKADGSYFRQLNPEKTQIMGGVNYGSLTYDGDRGGYDSVTFLVGADQNFTPTVSGFGRVGYTLTSVDNAGGGSEDTSSPYLSTGLEVNPSARTSVTTSLGYSLYRSQNSIYNAQDRFNVTLGARHDITAKIALSSSLSYIYSYYDGSYALAGSGSNAKDNFVSLGLRCSYQVNRNNFVELGYLFRTRNVSGNTALNDWDGNRLDAAWRLRL, from the coding sequence ATGACGAATAGAACACTTCAAGTGCTCATTGCTCTCACGTTTGTTTCCGCTGCGTCTTTTGCGGCAAAAGAACGTGTAATCCGTTTTCAGAATCATGTCCGCATCGGATACGATGATAATATTTATCAGACGAAAAATGCGACTGATTCTGGGTTTATCACGGATATTATTAATCTCTCTGCTAAGTTTAATTTTTCGTCCCGAACTGATGCGTTGGTTTACTGGGAACCGGAGTTCCAGTATCGTTTCGATGCTGATCCGGAATTTGTGAGCTATCAGAATTTGTATGCTCAGCTGAATCATGCTCTTTCGCAGCGCACGTTCCTGACGCTTTCTGACCGATTCCGTTATCAGCAGAAAGACGGGCAGTCAGATTATGCCTCACAGGATAACCAGAATTATTTCGAAAATGATTTATTGGGTTCTGTTGATTATACCCTGAATGAAGTAAGTTTCATTAAGCTTGGTTTGGGATACGAATTTCGAATCTGGGATGACAGTGACTATGGTGAGTGGCAAGGTAGTGCCGGCGGTGGTAATAACTATGATCTGTTCAAGGCGGATGGTTCGTATTTTCGTCAGCTGAACCCTGAAAAAACCCAGATTATGGGTGGTGTTAATTATGGAAGCCTCACTTATGACGGAGATCGCGGGGGTTATGATTCGGTTACCTTCCTTGTGGGTGCGGATCAGAACTTCACTCCTACCGTTTCCGGTTTCGGACGTGTTGGTTATACGCTGACTTCTGTTGATAATGCGGGTGGAGGAAGTGAAGATACCTCTTCTCCATATCTTTCGACGGGCTTGGAGGTTAATCCTTCTGCCCGTACCAGTGTCACTACCTCTCTCGGATACTCGCTATATCGTTCGCAAAACAGTATCTACAATGCGCAAGATCGCTTCAATGTAACGCTTGGTGCGCGTCATGATATTACAGCAAAAATCGCCCTTTCGAGTTCGTTGAGTTATATCTACAGCTACTATGATGGTTCCTATGCGTTGGCTGGTTCCGGTAGTAATGCGAAGGATAACTTTGTTTCTTTGGGTTTGCGTTGCTCCTATCAGGTTAACCGTAATAACTTCGTTGAATTGGGGTATTTGTTCCGTACTCGCAATGTTTCCGGGAACACAGCCCTCAATGATTGGGACGGTAATCGTCTTGATGCAGCCTGGAGACTGCGCCTGTAG
- a CDS encoding GumC family protein, with protein MSNETAQQSSTLHFLDYWRVIRSRKEIVLAVAILVVLTGTVYTLMLPSIYASSVRISVSEDAPEINPFAVQQSYYSSYNPYFLRTQFEILTSKPILYEVINRLNLQEEWGSSGEKLTRDVAHKILANSIDVFQQRDTTLIVINVRRDDPEEAADIANELAEVYRDSRLDLAIKSARGAIDKIDEALKEQARRVEAVEEEVQQIRENLDIAVVGAEGSIDVEDIRMQQLEGDRLVAQEQMLEKKGLLEILDNLKDDDLMKRASRITFDQFVMTTIQQLQDIDVQLSSLDADYGTNHPEVKRYRLQKKRLEESLKNHLSNLRLSLETEYLIAQNKFESLDKALASVRTETIESQGAKYRPFRNALADLETERFIYNQLKSKHRQEIITLEVPRNPVEIIDVAEPNRRQVSPNLFMNVLLSIFVGLGAGVGLAYFIEYLDTSIKTADDVERILGLPVLGLIPQKVRPLIEEGPDSEHAESYRVLRTNLAFTEGGSNRGAFSVLSSGAGEGKSTTCFNLAFVCAQQGEKVLLVDADLRRPVQHTILGVSNRFGLTNVLLRDVPVEEAIKATSVPNLHFLPSGRLPRTSLGVLDPKRIGELISSLKSKYDVVLIDTPPLVGISDSSIIAKETDGAIIVVQYRKYPRDMLIKAKAMIETLGVNVVGAVLNNINVMRDDYYYYYHSYYSDYYHSSQSEELDESGA; from the coding sequence ATGAGCAATGAGACGGCGCAGCAGTCGAGTACCCTTCACTTTCTCGACTATTGGCGTGTAATTCGGTCAAGGAAAGAGATCGTTCTGGCAGTCGCCATTCTCGTTGTGTTGACGGGTACAGTTTATACATTGATGCTCCCCAGCATTTATGCTTCATCGGTTCGAATATCCGTGTCTGAGGATGCTCCTGAAATTAATCCTTTCGCCGTTCAGCAATCTTATTATTCCTCATACAACCCCTATTTTCTTCGTACCCAGTTCGAAATTCTTACTTCGAAACCCATTTTGTACGAGGTGATAAACCGGCTTAACCTTCAGGAAGAATGGGGGAGTAGCGGCGAAAAACTGACTCGGGATGTTGCTCATAAGATTCTGGCTAACAGTATTGATGTTTTTCAGCAACGCGATACTACGCTTATCGTTATTAACGTGAGACGTGATGACCCGGAAGAGGCTGCTGATATCGCCAATGAATTGGCTGAAGTTTACCGCGACTCCCGCCTGGATCTCGCAATCAAAAGTGCCCGCGGCGCCATCGATAAAATTGATGAGGCTTTGAAAGAACAGGCACGAAGAGTTGAGGCCGTCGAAGAAGAGGTGCAGCAAATTCGTGAAAATTTGGATATTGCTGTGGTCGGAGCCGAGGGCAGTATCGATGTCGAAGATATTCGAATGCAGCAGTTAGAGGGAGACCGTCTTGTTGCTCAGGAGCAAATGCTGGAGAAAAAAGGTCTATTGGAAATCCTGGATAACCTTAAGGATGATGATCTGATGAAACGCGCCTCCCGCATTACATTTGATCAGTTTGTGATGACCACAATACAGCAGTTGCAGGATATTGATGTGCAACTGAGTTCCCTTGATGCGGATTATGGAACAAATCATCCGGAAGTTAAACGGTACCGTTTACAGAAAAAGCGGCTTGAAGAGTCGCTGAAAAATCATCTCAGTAACCTTCGCCTGAGTCTGGAAACAGAATATCTGATTGCTCAGAATAAATTCGAAAGCCTTGATAAGGCATTGGCATCGGTCAGAACGGAAACCATTGAGTCTCAGGGAGCAAAGTACCGCCCGTTTCGTAATGCGCTGGCAGATCTTGAAACAGAGCGTTTTATTTATAATCAGTTGAAATCCAAACACCGACAGGAAATTATCACGCTAGAAGTACCCCGAAATCCAGTAGAAATTATTGATGTCGCAGAGCCGAATCGGCGTCAAGTGAGCCCGAATCTTTTCATGAATGTTCTGTTGAGCATTTTTGTGGGGCTGGGTGCCGGTGTTGGTCTGGCGTACTTCATTGAGTATCTTGATACCTCCATCAAAACAGCGGATGATGTGGAACGTATTCTCGGGCTTCCGGTTCTTGGTTTGATTCCTCAGAAAGTTCGCCCCTTGATTGAAGAGGGTCCTGACAGTGAGCATGCGGAATCCTACCGTGTCCTTCGAACAAATCTGGCATTTACTGAAGGTGGATCTAATCGAGGTGCTTTTTCGGTGCTGTCAAGCGGCGCAGGCGAGGGTAAATCGACGACATGTTTCAATTTGGCATTTGTCTGTGCACAGCAGGGGGAAAAAGTTTTGCTGGTTGATGCCGACTTGCGGCGGCCGGTTCAGCATACTATTCTGGGTGTATCCAATCGTTTCGGTCTGACAAATGTTCTGTTGCGTGACGTCCCCGTGGAAGAAGCCATCAAGGCGACCAGTGTTCCGAATCTGCACTTTCTTCCGAGCGGCCGTTTGCCGCGAACTTCGCTGGGTGTATTGGACCCGAAACGCATTGGTGAACTGATTTCCAGCCTGAAGTCCAAGTACGATGTGGTATTGATTGATACACCCCCTTTGGTGGGGATCAGTGATTCTTCGATCATTGCCAAGGAAACCGACGGGGCGATTATCGTGGTGCAGTACCGTAAATACCCGCGTGATATGCTGATAAAAGCAAAAGCTATGATTGAAACGTTGGGTGTTAATGTCGTTGGAGCAGTGCTGAATAACATTAATGTGATGCGAGATGATTATTATTATTACTATCACTCGTATTATTCGGACTACTATCATAGTTCTCAAAGTGAAGAACTGGATGAGAGTGGTGCGTAA
- the rsfS gene encoding ribosome silencing factor, translating to MEKTDLQIIEEVVAFLDDRKAENIVTLDLREHANIADYFVIATGANKPHLKALYDGLQKLFKGAGFKGFHKEGVPDSGWMIMDYHGIMVHIFEQELREFYDLEKLWKDAPRVAVGGEQ from the coding sequence ATGGAAAAAACAGATTTACAAATCATAGAAGAGGTGGTCGCTTTTTTGGATGACCGGAAAGCGGAGAATATCGTGACGCTTGATCTTCGCGAACATGCAAATATTGCCGATTATTTCGTCATTGCAACGGGGGCGAATAAACCGCATCTCAAGGCATTGTATGACGGCCTGCAGAAATTATTCAAAGGTGCGGGATTTAAAGGTTTCCATAAAGAAGGTGTTCCGGACAGCGGCTGGATGATTATGGATTATCACGGCATCATGGTACACATTTTTGAGCAGGAATTGCGGGAATTCTACGATCTGGAAAAACTGTGGAAGGACGCACCCCGTGTGGCAGTGGGAGGGGAGCAATAA
- a CDS encoding polysaccharide biosynthesis/export family protein yields the protein MRNFIFLIVVLCSTLLTGCVIQPVNPLGDDSDFSIIERETGDIAKPGALILKALDPLYIRFSGILEQQQLEATIDENGEISLLHLDPIMAAGLTPSQLASKIERSYIEGGIYKTVSVNVTMTAKVFYVQGEVNQPGQFPLSSGTTLLQAIAGARGYTPFAWESRVTITRHGKVYRFNMKDLEENPSLDVKIDAGDVIKVPQKPW from the coding sequence ATGCGTAATTTTATTTTTTTAATCGTAGTTTTGTGTTCCACCCTGCTTACAGGCTGTGTAATTCAACCTGTTAACCCGTTGGGTGACGATTCTGATTTCAGCATCATAGAGCGGGAGACCGGTGATATTGCAAAACCGGGGGCACTGATTCTGAAAGCATTAGACCCGCTTTACATTCGGTTTAGCGGTATTTTGGAACAACAGCAGCTTGAAGCAACCATAGATGAGAACGGCGAGATCAGCCTGTTGCATCTGGATCCGATCATGGCTGCTGGTTTAACTCCGTCACAGTTGGCATCTAAAATCGAGCGATCCTATATTGAGGGTGGAATTTATAAAACGGTATCGGTAAATGTCACAATGACCGCGAAAGTTTTTTATGTTCAGGGTGAAGTGAATCAGCCAGGGCAGTTTCCGCTTTCGAGTGGAACAACGCTTCTGCAGGCGATAGCGGGTGCCCGCGGTTATACACCATTTGCCTGGGAAAGCCGGGTAACGATCACGCGACATGGTAAAGTTTATCGGTTCAATATGAAAGATTTGGAAGAGAACCCGTCTCTGGATGTTAAGATTGATGCCGGAGATGTCATTAAAGTGCCGCAGAAACCTTGGTAG
- the cysS gene encoding cysteine--tRNA ligase, which produces MAFRIYNTMSRKKEELVPIDGRHIRMYTCGPTVYNYAHIGNFRAYMFEDLLRRYIKFCGFEVTQVQNLTDVDDKTIRSSIEQGLPLKEYTKTYIDAFFEDLRTLNIEPAEHYPAATDYVSEMISIIETLFEKGYAYQSDDGSVYYSIDKFKEYGKLAHLDREGMQSGARVSQDEYDKDNAADFALWKAYVPEDGDVVWDSPWGKGRPGWHIECSAMSMKLLGESFDIHTGGVDNIFPHHEDEIAQSEAATGKTYSKYWMHCGYLVVDGRKMSKSLGNFHTLREILDMGYTGREVRYELLSSHYRQSLNFAFKSLGANRAALKRLDEFYANIKEAIGTEADAGELPEWAQNTRADFAAAMDDDMNISGAMAAVFDAVHAGNKAMAEKPISGAEALAVSNLWKELDAVLGLLIPQEEEVPAEVNELLEARTKARADKDWGESDRIRDRLAELGWTVKDTPEGPKLRKL; this is translated from the coding sequence ATGGCGTTCAGAATTTATAATACAATGAGCCGGAAAAAAGAGGAACTGGTTCCGATTGATGGCCGGCACATCCGCATGTATACCTGCGGACCCACGGTTTATAACTATGCACACATTGGAAATTTCCGGGCCTACATGTTTGAAGACCTGTTGCGTCGTTATATCAAATTCTGCGGATTTGAAGTTACACAGGTTCAGAATCTCACGGATGTAGATGACAAAACCATCCGATCCTCGATTGAGCAGGGGCTTCCGCTGAAAGAATATACGAAAACTTATATTGATGCTTTTTTTGAGGATCTCAGAACGCTGAATATCGAACCGGCTGAGCATTATCCGGCGGCAACGGATTATGTTTCCGAAATGATTTCGATTATCGAGACGCTGTTTGAGAAAGGGTATGCCTATCAGTCTGACGACGGTTCCGTCTACTACAGCATTGATAAATTTAAAGAGTATGGAAAGCTGGCGCATCTCGATCGCGAGGGAATGCAGTCTGGTGCTCGAGTTTCTCAGGATGAGTACGATAAAGATAACGCCGCCGACTTTGCGTTATGGAAAGCGTACGTTCCCGAAGACGGTGATGTGGTTTGGGATTCGCCTTGGGGCAAAGGCCGGCCCGGCTGGCATATCGAATGTTCTGCCATGAGCATGAAGCTTCTGGGCGAGAGTTTTGATATTCATACCGGAGGCGTAGATAATATTTTTCCTCATCACGAAGATGAGATTGCCCAGTCAGAGGCGGCAACCGGAAAAACCTATTCTAAATACTGGATGCACTGCGGATATTTGGTGGTAGACGGACGCAAAATGTCTAAATCGCTGGGGAACTTTCACACGTTGCGTGAAATTCTGGATATGGGTTATACCGGTCGCGAAGTACGCTATGAACTGCTTTCTTCGCACTATCGGCAATCGCTCAACTTTGCCTTTAAATCGCTGGGTGCCAATCGGGCGGCTCTTAAGCGCCTGGATGAATTTTATGCGAATATCAAAGAGGCCATTGGTACTGAGGCCGATGCCGGAGAACTGCCGGAATGGGCGCAGAATACGCGTGCAGATTTTGCGGCAGCGATGGACGATGACATGAATATTTCAGGGGCAATGGCTGCTGTCTTCGATGCGGTGCATGCCGGGAACAAGGCGATGGCGGAGAAGCCGATAAGCGGAGCAGAAGCTCTGGCGGTTTCCAACCTCTGGAAAGAACTTGATGCCGTACTCGGTCTGCTGATTCCTCAGGAGGAAGAGGTTCCGGCTGAGGTAAACGAGTTGCTGGAAGCCCGGACCAAAGCTCGGGCAGATAAGGACTGGGGGGAATCCGATCGTATTCGGGATCGTCTGGCTGAACTGGGCTGGACAGTGAAGGATACCCCCGAAGGACCCAAACTCCGGAAACTCTGA
- the nadD gene encoding nicotinate-nucleotide adenylyltransferase codes for MNEPAPVRRFGLFGGSFDPVHSGHLIIAQDAAEKLELDQVVFIPAAIPPHKQHLQQASAEHRLNMLKLALKSDRRFFVSDVEISRGGVSYFVDTVSSMKRDMPAAELFLIVGSDTLVDLHNWYRIDEIMKYCEITSFLRPGEDDIKSIKQKVALTDPLRQRVLANTFESHMVGISSSEIRMRIAEGLGIRYLVSAEVEQYIFEHGLYQG; via the coding sequence ATGAATGAGCCGGCCCCAGTGCGTCGTTTCGGTTTATTCGGAGGATCATTTGATCCAGTCCACAGTGGTCATTTGATTATCGCACAGGATGCGGCGGAAAAGCTGGAACTCGATCAGGTTGTTTTCATTCCAGCCGCTATTCCACCACATAAGCAGCATCTTCAGCAGGCATCGGCCGAACACCGGTTGAATATGCTGAAGCTAGCGCTTAAAAGCGACCGTCGCTTTTTTGTTTCCGATGTAGAGATAAGCCGTGGCGGTGTTTCGTATTTCGTGGATACGGTAAGCAGTATGAAGCGAGATATGCCGGCCGCAGAACTTTTTCTGATTGTCGGCAGTGATACGCTCGTGGATCTGCACAATTGGTATCGCATAGATGAGATCATGAAATACTGTGAAATCACCTCATTTTTGCGGCCGGGTGAAGATGACATAAAGAGTATTAAGCAAAAGGTCGCTCTCACAGATCCCTTGAGACAGAGGGTGCTTGCCAATACATTTGAATCCCATATGGTAGGCATTTCCTCGTCTGAAATCAGAATGCGTATAGCCGAAGGACTGGGGATTCGTTATCTGGTATCTGCCGAAGTGGAACAGTACATTTTTGAGCACGGTCTTTATCAGGGTTGA